One Amaranthus tricolor cultivar Red isolate AtriRed21 chromosome 1, ASM2621246v1, whole genome shotgun sequence DNA window includes the following coding sequences:
- the LOC130806030 gene encoding uncharacterized protein LOC130806030 isoform X2 — protein MMPDGIALHCNFTAKPANQDSGSSIKLFFGEMLIGPDDVDKVTYCDILNGKSHGSKDCGENADIKHPPAELLTRSYYDVSDTIREMSPKRCATVPLNSAKKQKTLEYGSSNLDNEFEFDAMEYPQSPVCPPYEYPEDEEDHIEGHRRQTLRGAQRLLDHYNNEKGTNYELVEAVTSGAIMKPDGIALHCNFTAKPANQDSDSSIKLFFGEMLIGPNDFHIVTYCDILNGKSHGCKDCGENADIKHPPAELLTRSYYDVSDTIREMSPKRCATVPINSAKKEKTLEYGSSNLDNEFEFDAMEYPQSPVCPPYEYPEDEEYHIEGHRRQTLRGAQRLLEHYNNEKGTNYELVEALTSGAIMKPDGIALHCNFTAKPANQDSDSSIKLFFGEMLIGPNDVHIVTYCDILNGKSHGCKECGENADIKHPPAELLTRSYDDVSDTIPEMSPKSGGATPMDSVKEKTRKNGKSILDQGYDTNDLGYPPSPVYTPY, from the exons ATGATGCCTGATGGTATTGCGCTCCATTGCAATTTCACAGCTAAACCAGCCAATCAGGATTCCGGTTCTTCCATTAAGCTCTTCTTTGGCGAGATGCTCATTGGTCCAGACGATGTTGATAAAGTCACTTATTGTGATATATTAAATG GTAAATCTCATGGCTCCAAGGATTGCGGAGAAAACGCCGACATTAAGCATCCCCCTGCTGAACTTTTAACGCGCAGTTATTATGATGTTTCCGATACTATAC GTGAGATGTCGCCAAAGAGATGTGCAACTGTGCCTCTTAATTCTGCAAAGAAGCAAAAAACTTTGGAATATGG tagttcaaatttggacaatgaaTTCGAGTTTGATGCAATGGAATATCCTCAATCTCCGGTTTGTCCTCCCTACGA GTATCCCGAGGACGAGGAGGATCACATTGAAGGGCATCGTCGTCAAACTCTTAGAGGTGCTCAAAGATTATTGGACCACTACAACAATGAAAAG GGTACCAACTATGAGCTTGTAGAAGCGGTGACAAGTGGTGCCATAATGAAGCCTGATGGTATTGCGCTCCATTGCAATTTCACAGCTAAACCAGCCAATCAGGATTCCGATTCTTCCATTAAGCTCTTCTTTGGCGAGATGCTCATTGGTCCAAACGATTTTCATATAGTCACTTATTGTGATATATTAAATG GTAAATCTCATGGCTGCAAGGATTGCGGAGAAAACGCCGACATTAAGCATCCCCCTGCTGAACTTTTAACGCGCAGTTATTATGATGTTTCCGATACTATAC GTGAGATGTCGCCAAAGAGATGTGCAACTGTGCCTATTAATTCTGCGAAGAAGGAAAAAACTTTGGAATATGG tagttcaaatttggacaatgaaTTCGAGTTTGATGCAATGGAATATCCTCAATCTCCGGTTTGTCCTCCCTACGA GTATCCCGAGGACGAGGAGTATCACATTGAAGGGCATCGTCGTCAAACTCTTAGAGGTGCTCAAAGATTATTGGAGCACTACAACAATGAAAAG GGTACCAACTATGAGCTTGTAGAAGCGTTGACAAGTGGTGCCATAATGAAGCCTGATGGTATTGCGCTCCATTGCAATTTCACAGCTAAACCAGCCAATCAGGATTCCGATTCTTCCATTAAGCTCTTCTTTGGCGAGATGCTCATTGGTCCAAACGATGTTCATATAGTCACTTATTGTGATATATTAAATG GTAAATCTCATGGCTGCAAGGAGTGCGGAGAAAACGCCGACATTAAGCATCCCCCTGCTGAACTTTTAACGCGCAGTTATGATGATGTTTCCGATACTATAC CTGAGATGTCGCCAAAGAGTGGTGGAGCTACGCCTATGGATTCAGTCAAGGAGAAAACTAGGAAAAATGG aaaatcaattttggaccaaGGCTACGATACCAATGATTTGGGATATCCTCCATCTCCGGTTTACACGCCCTATTG A
- the LOC130806014 gene encoding uncharacterized protein LOC130806014: MRICWAKAGYHIRDGPLFLHKTWYKQLKSMFPNKIGSWKPWDLLEQACGLEVKNPHRSIRRGCPLWNGTYYCLNEIHIVDEGAINVEYMRKLFKNNRPVVAVIEIRADYPRYTESPYLGVNENGQLEELMYHPDGKRVTHAVVLVGECEVEEVNIYGIDKGIYWIYQNALVEGQGVGTSSFLPNGMSILHPRVVIEVYLGISYPPNVLALPEHAKKILDFQVRKEHKYKNDSNALKNYQNLEEELRSTKVQLEESDKKLRHEQMLNHALKRNHERQVEALNTEIARLKRKAGES; the protein is encoded by the coding sequence ATGCGTATTTGTTGGGCCAAGGCGGGGTATCACATTCGAGATGGACctctttttcttcataaaacttGGTACAAACAACTTAAGTCAATGTTCCCCAATAAAATTGGATCTTGGAAGCCTTGGGATCTATTAGAACAAGCTTGTGGTTTAGAGGTTAAGAATCCCCATAGATCAATTAGGAGGGGGTGTCCCTTATGGAATGGTACTTATTATTGTCTAAACGAGATACATATAGTTGATGAAGGAGCCATTAATGTTGAATATATGAGgaaattgttcaaaaacaatCGTCCAGTAGTTGCGGTGATTGAAATTCGAGCTGACTACCCACGTTACACTGAGAGTCCTTACCTTGGGGTCAATGAAAATGGTCAATTGGAAGAGTTAATGTATCATCCTGATGGTAAGAGAGTCACACATGCTGTAGTTTTAGTTGGGGAGTGTGAAGTTGAAGAAGTAAACATCTACGGCATTGATAAGGGTATCTATTGGATCTATCAAAATGCCTTAGTAGAGGGACAAGGAGTTGGCACCTCAAGTTTTCTTCCAAATGGCATGAGTATATTGCATCCTCGGGTGGTGATAGAAGTGTATTTGGGTATATCATACCCACCAAATGTCCTCGCTCTTCCTGAACATGCTAAGAAAATACTTGATTTTCAAGTTAGGAAGGAGCATAAGTACAAGAATGATTCCAATGCTTTGAAGAACTACCAAAATTTGGAAGAAGAATTAAGATCAACAAAGGTTCAGCTAGAGGAATCAGACAAGAAACTTCGACACGAACAAATGCTCAATCATGCGTTGAAGAGGAACCATGAGAGACAAGTGGAGGCACTAAACACAGAAATAGCAAGATTGAAGAGAAAAGCTGGAGAAAGTTGA
- the LOC130806030 gene encoding uncharacterized protein LOC130806030 isoform X1: MINRLPLDVTQLIHPEDEEDHIEGHRDQTLRGAQRLLEHYNSGKGTNYELVEALRSGAIMMPDGIALHCNFTAKPANQDSGSSIKLFFGEMLIGPDDVDKVTYCDILNGKSHGSKDCGENADIKHPPAELLTRSYYDVSDTIREMSPKRCATVPLNSAKKQKTLEYGSSNLDNEFEFDAMEYPQSPVCPPYEYPEDEEDHIEGHRRQTLRGAQRLLDHYNNEKGTNYELVEAVTSGAIMKPDGIALHCNFTAKPANQDSDSSIKLFFGEMLIGPNDFHIVTYCDILNGKSHGCKDCGENADIKHPPAELLTRSYYDVSDTIREMSPKRCATVPINSAKKEKTLEYGSSNLDNEFEFDAMEYPQSPVCPPYEYPEDEEYHIEGHRRQTLRGAQRLLEHYNNEKGTNYELVEALTSGAIMKPDGIALHCNFTAKPANQDSDSSIKLFFGEMLIGPNDVHIVTYCDILNGKSHGCKECGENADIKHPPAELLTRSYDDVSDTIPEMSPKSGGATPMDSVKEKTRKNGKSILDQGYDTNDLGYPPSPVYTPY; the protein is encoded by the exons ATGATCAACCGTCTACCGCT AGATGTAACCCAATTGATACATCCCGAGGACGAGGAGGATCACATTGAAGGGCATCGTGATCAAACTCTTAGAGGTGCTCAAAGATTATTGGAGCACTACAACAGTGGAAAG GGTACCAACTATGAGCTTGTAGAAGCGTTGAGAAGTGGTGCCATAATGATGCCTGATGGTATTGCGCTCCATTGCAATTTCACAGCTAAACCAGCCAATCAGGATTCCGGTTCTTCCATTAAGCTCTTCTTTGGCGAGATGCTCATTGGTCCAGACGATGTTGATAAAGTCACTTATTGTGATATATTAAATG GTAAATCTCATGGCTCCAAGGATTGCGGAGAAAACGCCGACATTAAGCATCCCCCTGCTGAACTTTTAACGCGCAGTTATTATGATGTTTCCGATACTATAC GTGAGATGTCGCCAAAGAGATGTGCAACTGTGCCTCTTAATTCTGCAAAGAAGCAAAAAACTTTGGAATATGG tagttcaaatttggacaatgaaTTCGAGTTTGATGCAATGGAATATCCTCAATCTCCGGTTTGTCCTCCCTACGA GTATCCCGAGGACGAGGAGGATCACATTGAAGGGCATCGTCGTCAAACTCTTAGAGGTGCTCAAAGATTATTGGACCACTACAACAATGAAAAG GGTACCAACTATGAGCTTGTAGAAGCGGTGACAAGTGGTGCCATAATGAAGCCTGATGGTATTGCGCTCCATTGCAATTTCACAGCTAAACCAGCCAATCAGGATTCCGATTCTTCCATTAAGCTCTTCTTTGGCGAGATGCTCATTGGTCCAAACGATTTTCATATAGTCACTTATTGTGATATATTAAATG GTAAATCTCATGGCTGCAAGGATTGCGGAGAAAACGCCGACATTAAGCATCCCCCTGCTGAACTTTTAACGCGCAGTTATTATGATGTTTCCGATACTATAC GTGAGATGTCGCCAAAGAGATGTGCAACTGTGCCTATTAATTCTGCGAAGAAGGAAAAAACTTTGGAATATGG tagttcaaatttggacaatgaaTTCGAGTTTGATGCAATGGAATATCCTCAATCTCCGGTTTGTCCTCCCTACGA GTATCCCGAGGACGAGGAGTATCACATTGAAGGGCATCGTCGTCAAACTCTTAGAGGTGCTCAAAGATTATTGGAGCACTACAACAATGAAAAG GGTACCAACTATGAGCTTGTAGAAGCGTTGACAAGTGGTGCCATAATGAAGCCTGATGGTATTGCGCTCCATTGCAATTTCACAGCTAAACCAGCCAATCAGGATTCCGATTCTTCCATTAAGCTCTTCTTTGGCGAGATGCTCATTGGTCCAAACGATGTTCATATAGTCACTTATTGTGATATATTAAATG GTAAATCTCATGGCTGCAAGGAGTGCGGAGAAAACGCCGACATTAAGCATCCCCCTGCTGAACTTTTAACGCGCAGTTATGATGATGTTTCCGATACTATAC CTGAGATGTCGCCAAAGAGTGGTGGAGCTACGCCTATGGATTCAGTCAAGGAGAAAACTAGGAAAAATGG aaaatcaattttggaccaaGGCTACGATACCAATGATTTGGGATATCCTCCATCTCCGGTTTACACGCCCTATTG A